In Longimicrobiaceae bacterium, the sequence CCAGGCGCGCTCCACGGCGTCGGCGGGGAGCACCTCGCCGAACCAGACCACGTCCGGGCGGAGCGGCGAGCCGCAGCGGGGGCAGGGGGGCGGGTCGCCCTCGCCGGTAGGGATCTCGCCGGTGAAGGGGTGGTGCGCGTCCAGGCACTTCGCCCTGCGGATGCTCCCGTGCAGCTCGATCACGTCGGTGGAGCCGGCGCGGGCGTGCAGGCCGTCGATGTTCTGCGTCACCACGGTGAGCGAGGGGAGGAGCGCCTCCAGGGCCGCCAGGGCGCGATGGCCGGCGTGCGGCTCGCACGCCAGGATCCGCTCCCGCCGGCCCGCGTACCAGCTCCACACCAGCCGCGGGTCCGCGCGGAAGCCGCGCTCCGTGGCCAGCTCCTCCGGGTCGTAGCGCGCCCAGAGCCCCTCCTGCGCGTCGCGGAAGGTGGGAATCCCGCTCTCCTTCGACATCCCCGCGCCCGTGGAGACCACCACCCGCTCCGCCTCCGCCAGCCAGCGGACGGCGCGCTCCATCCCCTCGGGCGTCATCCCCCGCCCTCCCGGTGCACGACCTCGCCGGCCACCATGGTCAGGACGCAGCGCATGGTGCGCAGCTCCTCCGGCGCGGCGGCGAGCGGGTCGGTGTCCCAGGCGGCGAGGTCCGCGTCGTAGCCGGGGAGGAGCCGGCCCCGGCGGTCCGCCTCGCCCGCGGCGAGCGCGGGGCCCTCCGTGTAGCCACGCACGGCCTCCTCCGCGGTGAGGCGGTGCTCCGGGTACCACTCGCCCTCCGGCTCGCCGTCCCAGCTCACCCGCTTCATCGCGGCGAAGAGGCCGGGGCGCGGGTCGATCGTCTCCACGGGCACGTCGGAGCCCAGGGCGAGCGTCGTCCCCGCCCGCAGGAGCGGCGCGAAGGCGTAGGCGCCGCGCGAGCGCGCGTGGCCCCAGTGCCGCTCGGCCGGGAACACGTCGCTCAACAGGTGCACGGGCTGCATGGAGGCCACGATCCCGGAGCGCGCCGCCGCGCCCCACAGCTCCGGCGGGCAGAGCTGCAGGTGCTCGATCCGGTGCGGCATCGCCGCCACGCGCGGCGCGGCCCCGAGCACCTCCAGCGCCCGCTCCACCGCCGCGTCGCCGATGGCGTGCACGGTACTGGCGATCCCCGCCTCCGCCGCCCGGCGAACCGCCTCGCGGAAGTCGGCGAGCGGGAGCGTCTCGATCCCCCGGTCGTCGGCGGATCCCTCGTACGGCTCGCGCATCAGCGCCGTGCGCGAGCCCAGCGCCCCGTCCAGGAACATCTTCACCCCGCCGGTCCGGATCCACTCCCCGCCGAAGCCGCTCCGCACCCCCAGGCGGATGGCATCGTCCAGGAAGGAGAGGCCGATCGCCTGGAGCACCCGCAGGCGGAGGAGCCCGCGCTCCTCCAGGTCGCGGAAGTCGGCGAGCCCGCTGGGCTGCTCCACCGAGTGCACCCCGGTGATCCCCAGGCGGTGGGTCTCGCGCTGCGCGTCCAGGAGCGCGTCGCGCACCTCCTCGCGCGAGGGCTCCGGGAGGAAGGGGACGGCCAGCCGCTTGGCGTGCTCCAGCAGGACCCCGGTGGGCTCGCCCGTGGCCGGGTCGCGCACGACCGTCCCGCCCTCCGGGTCCGGGGTGGCGGCGTCGATCCCGCACGCCCGGAGCGCCGCCGAGTTCAGCCAGGCGGCGTGGATGTCGTGGCTTTCCAGGTACACGGGGCGGTCCGGAGCGACGCGGTCCAGCATCTCGCGCGTGGGGAGGCTGCCCCAGCGGTGCACGTCCCACCCCAGCCCCTGGATCCACCCGGAGCCGCTCCCCGCCGCGGCCGCGACGCGCGC encodes:
- a CDS encoding NAD-dependent deacylase, whose protein sequence is MTPEGMERAVRWLAEAERVVVSTGAGMSKESGIPTFRDAQEGLWARYDPEELATERGFRADPRLVWSWYAGRRERILACEPHAGHRALAALEALLPSLTVVTQNIDGLHARAGSTDVIELHGSIRRAKCLDAHHPFTGEIPTGEGDPPPCPRCGSPLRPDVVWFGEVLPADAVERAWELAGTCDLMLVVGTSGMVYPAAELPRVAKRAGARVVEVNPEPSGITPVADLFLRGAAGAVLPELVERLRRAGE
- a CDS encoding amidohydrolase → DALGDAVVTPGLTDAHVHLTAWALARRRVELHDARTAEEGVARVAAAAGSGSGWIQGLGWDVHRWGSLPTREMLDRVAPDRPVYLESHDIHAAWLNSAALRACGIDAATPDPEGGTVVRDPATGEPTGVLLEHAKRLAVPFLPEPSREEVRDALLDAQRETHRLGITGVHSVEQPSGLADFRDLEERGLLRLRVLQAIGLSFLDDAIRLGVRSGFGGEWIRTGGVKMFLDGALGSRTALMREPYEGSADDRGIETLPLADFREAVRRAAEAGIASTVHAIGDAAVERALEVLGAAPRVAAMPHRIEHLQLCPPELWGAAARSGIVASMQPVHLLSDVFPAERHWGHARSRGAYAFAPLLRAGTTLALGSDVPVETIDPRPGLFAAMKRVSWDGEPEGEWYPEHRLTAEEAVRGYTEGPALAAGEADRRGRLLPGYDADLAAWDTDPLAAAPEELRTMRCVLTMVAGEVVHREGGG